Proteins from a genomic interval of Arthrobacter sp. CAN_C5:
- a CDS encoding DHA2 family efflux MFS transporter permease subunit: protein MTTQRSAEEQTEINAWPALWALVIGFFMILVDSTIVSVAIPAIMNGLNADLDSVVWVNSAYLLAFAVPLLITGRLGDRFGPRRIYLIGLTVFTLASVWCGLAGSVEMLILARVLQGLGAAMMTPQTMAVITRIFPPERRGAAMGLWGSVAGVATLVGPVLGGLLVDSLGWEWIFFVNAPVGVVGLILAYRLVPQLPTNSHSFDYLGVVLSAAGMFCLVFGIQEGETYNWGTIAGPISVWSLIITGVVLLTAFILWQRYNRKEPLVPLGLFKDRNFSLGNTSIFAMGFAITTVAIPLMLYAQNVRGFSPTEGALLLTPMAIISGSLAPLVGKLVQRGNPKYMAIFGFAAMSVSLFWLGAILTPDVPVWALLLPISLLGLASAGIWAPVSLTATRNLPRASAGAGSGVYNTTRQVGAVLGSSAIAAMMLSRLTANIGDGGAEAVPGRQLPETLQAGYAAAMGQSLFLPATAILIGLGAALFFARPQRRTGWAGEETPSGVPAESSAAK, encoded by the coding sequence ATGACCACACAACGCTCCGCTGAGGAGCAGACCGAGATCAACGCCTGGCCAGCCCTCTGGGCGCTGGTCATTGGCTTCTTCATGATCCTGGTGGATTCCACGATTGTCTCCGTCGCCATCCCTGCGATCATGAACGGGCTGAACGCGGATCTGGACAGCGTGGTGTGGGTCAATAGCGCCTACCTGCTCGCGTTCGCAGTGCCCCTGCTGATCACCGGCCGACTCGGGGACCGGTTCGGCCCGCGCCGCATCTATCTGATTGGCCTGACGGTGTTCACCCTGGCCAGCGTGTGGTGTGGCCTGGCCGGGTCAGTGGAAATGCTCATCCTCGCCCGTGTCCTGCAAGGCCTGGGAGCTGCGATGATGACACCCCAGACCATGGCGGTCATCACCCGGATCTTCCCGCCGGAACGCCGTGGTGCCGCCATGGGGCTGTGGGGCTCGGTGGCCGGCGTCGCGACCCTCGTCGGTCCGGTGCTTGGAGGTCTCCTGGTTGACTCGCTCGGCTGGGAATGGATCTTCTTCGTGAACGCGCCGGTCGGCGTCGTCGGGCTCATCCTCGCGTACCGGCTGGTGCCGCAGCTCCCAACCAACAGTCACAGCTTCGACTACCTGGGCGTCGTACTGAGCGCCGCCGGCATGTTCTGCCTGGTATTCGGCATCCAGGAGGGCGAAACCTACAACTGGGGAACCATCGCCGGTCCCATCTCCGTCTGGTCGCTGATCATCACCGGCGTGGTCCTGCTGACGGCCTTCATCCTGTGGCAGCGGTACAACCGCAAGGAACCCCTGGTGCCGCTGGGTCTCTTCAAGGACCGCAACTTCTCCCTCGGCAACACCTCGATCTTCGCGATGGGCTTCGCGATCACCACCGTCGCCATCCCGCTGATGCTCTACGCGCAGAACGTACGCGGCTTCTCCCCCACCGAGGGCGCGCTCCTGCTCACCCCGATGGCGATCATCTCCGGATCCCTGGCTCCCCTGGTAGGCAAGTTGGTCCAACGGGGCAACCCCAAATACATGGCGATCTTCGGTTTCGCGGCCATGTCCGTGTCCCTGTTCTGGTTGGGGGCCATCCTGACGCCGGATGTACCGGTGTGGGCACTCCTGCTGCCGATCTCCCTGCTGGGCCTGGCGAGCGCCGGCATCTGGGCGCCGGTCTCCCTGACGGCTACGCGGAACCTGCCCCGCGCCTCGGCCGGAGCCGGATCGGGCGTTTACAACACCACCCGGCAGGTCGGCGCGGTGCTGGGCAGCTCGGCGATCGCCGCGATGATGCTCTCCCGCCTGACGGCCAACATTGGCGACGGCGGAGCCGAAGCCGTTCCCGGACGGCAACTCCCGGAGACCCTCCAGGCTGGGTACGCGGCAGCGATGGGGCAGTCCCTTTTCCTTCCGGCCACGGCCATCCTCATCGGCCTCGGCGCGGCC
- a CDS encoding DM13 domain-containing protein — MGLAVVAVGLYLFQPWRMFTSSTVTEDIPAVSETVSPAPTQSGQPSTEAASPEPTQSGTPSAEPSAIAPREILAGGLISHEHASTGTAKIIELADGSRILRLEGLDTSDGPDLRVWLTDAPVIEGVDGWHVFDDGAYLDLGALKANKGNHNYVIPPGADLAAYSSVSIWCARFAVSFGAAELRG, encoded by the coding sequence TTGGGCCTCGCCGTTGTTGCCGTCGGACTGTATCTGTTCCAGCCGTGGCGGATGTTTACCAGTTCAACCGTCACCGAGGACATTCCTGCCGTTTCGGAGACCGTGAGCCCTGCGCCCACCCAATCCGGGCAACCATCAACGGAGGCCGCTAGTCCTGAGCCCACCCAGTCCGGAACGCCATCAGCTGAACCCTCCGCGATCGCTCCTCGTGAAATTCTCGCGGGGGGCCTCATCAGCCACGAACACGCCAGTACCGGAACCGCGAAGATCATTGAACTCGCCGACGGGAGCCGGATTCTGAGGCTTGAAGGCCTAGATACCTCTGACGGCCCGGACCTTCGGGTGTGGCTTACCGACGCCCCCGTGATCGAGGGAGTAGACGGATGGCATGTCTTTGACGACGGCGCCTACCTTGACCTGGGTGCCCTCAAAGCCAACAAGGGCAATCACAACTACGTGATTCCGCCCGGGGCAGACCTGGCCGCCTATAGCTCGGTCAGCATCTGGTGCGCACGATTCGCTGTCTCATTCGGCGCGGCCGAATTGAGGGGATGA
- a CDS encoding NAD(P)-dependent oxidoreductase has product MVTIALFGGTGKTGRRVLSRALAAGYSVRALVRDPGKVPMSSPMLTVIRGDVMDPQSVDETVAGSDVVLSLFGQVKGSPASLQTDGTRTIVAAMKQHEVSRIVTLSGGGLAAPLDQPRLPDRIIRFLLKRLSGQVLADAEGHFDVLKASGLEWTVVRGPRLTEKPGIGSYRVGWVGVEASTQISRDDLADFIVTQVVDRSHVGEMPFVSA; this is encoded by the coding sequence ATGGTGACAATCGCGTTATTCGGCGGAACGGGAAAGACTGGACGGAGAGTGCTCAGCCGTGCACTCGCCGCCGGGTACTCAGTACGGGCCTTGGTGCGTGACCCCGGCAAGGTGCCGATGTCTTCGCCGATGCTGACCGTCATTCGCGGTGACGTGATGGATCCGCAGTCCGTCGACGAAACGGTGGCGGGATCGGATGTGGTCCTCAGCTTGTTCGGTCAGGTGAAAGGTTCCCCGGCGTCACTCCAGACGGACGGCACCCGAACCATCGTGGCGGCCATGAAGCAGCACGAGGTGAGCCGGATCGTCACGCTGTCGGGCGGGGGGCTGGCAGCGCCACTGGACCAACCGCGTCTGCCGGACCGGATCATTCGGTTCCTGTTGAAAAGGCTGTCTGGCCAGGTCCTCGCGGATGCAGAAGGGCATTTCGACGTGTTGAAGGCCTCTGGATTGGAGTGGACGGTGGTGCGGGGGCCGAGGCTGACAGAAAAACCGGGCATCGGGTCCTACCGGGTGGGCTGGGTCGGCGTCGAGGCCTCGACGCAAATTAGCCGGGACGATCTCGCGGACTTCATTGTTACTCAGGTGGTGGACCGCTCCCATGTCGGGGAAATGCCGTTTGTCAGCGCATGA
- a CDS encoding MarR family winged helix-turn-helix transcriptional regulator, whose product MAPASERSQQIRTILTEVVRLSRVLASPRSTLFGEVTLTRTQVDILFLLAHGSEPFTPGRLADILQVTRGAITQTVEHLRAAGLVQQKPAEHDGRARVLCLTDPARKQVDAFETALVVGATPWFGDLSDDELVNVATSLSRVSGAP is encoded by the coding sequence ATGGCGCCCGCTAGCGAACGATCACAGCAGATCAGGACAATCCTCACCGAGGTAGTCCGGCTTTCCCGGGTACTGGCTTCACCGAGGTCCACGCTTTTCGGGGAGGTCACACTCACGCGGACCCAAGTGGACATCCTTTTTCTGTTGGCCCACGGAAGCGAGCCGTTCACTCCGGGACGCCTCGCAGACATCCTGCAGGTCACCCGCGGTGCGATCACTCAGACAGTCGAACACCTACGCGCGGCGGGCCTGGTGCAACAGAAACCTGCGGAGCACGACGGCCGCGCAAGAGTGTTGTGCCTGACCGATCCCGCCAGGAAACAGGTCGACGCGTTTGAAACAGCACTGGTTGTCGGTGCCACGCCGTGGTTCGGGGATCTTTCCGACGATGAACTGGTCAACGTTGCCACCTCTCTCTCCAGGGTGTCAGGGGCCCCATGA
- a CDS encoding SDR family oxidoreductase has protein sequence MTAILVTGATGTVGSAVVRHLLGRGEQVIAGVHSRAARAEVPEAAQVRAFTFGAAPAELEEAFEGVDRLFLMRPPAIADVRSMLFPVIDAAQRKGIRQIAFLSLQGVQMNRKTPHHAVEEYLRQIKAPYTFLRPNFFMQNLSTTYAEPIRTRGGIFVPAGRARIAFIDARDVGRVAASVLSEPGHLRKAYTLSGERSMTYWQVAQVMTEVLGRPIQYDRPSEDDYLSRLATDGASEDYIAVQKMIHKVVRLNLSALPNRAVRKISGQPATPLRQFVSDFRTVWQ, from the coding sequence ATGACAGCAATTTTGGTAACCGGTGCCACTGGCACCGTGGGCTCGGCGGTCGTCAGACACCTATTGGGCCGTGGGGAGCAGGTCATCGCAGGAGTGCACAGTCGCGCCGCCCGGGCGGAGGTGCCGGAGGCGGCCCAGGTCCGTGCGTTCACGTTCGGTGCGGCTCCGGCTGAACTGGAGGAAGCGTTCGAAGGAGTGGACCGTCTTTTTCTGATGCGCCCGCCAGCGATAGCCGATGTTCGGTCCATGTTGTTTCCGGTAATTGACGCGGCTCAACGCAAAGGCATCCGACAGATAGCTTTCCTCTCTCTCCAGGGTGTCCAGATGAATCGTAAGACGCCACATCATGCGGTCGAGGAGTACCTGCGACAGATCAAGGCGCCCTACACCTTTCTCCGACCGAACTTCTTTATGCAGAATCTTTCGACAACGTACGCCGAACCTATTCGCACTCGAGGTGGGATTTTCGTTCCTGCAGGACGCGCGCGCATCGCGTTCATCGACGCGCGCGACGTCGGACGCGTCGCAGCATCAGTTCTTTCGGAGCCGGGGCACCTCCGAAAGGCCTACACCCTTTCCGGCGAGCGGAGTATGACGTACTGGCAGGTGGCACAGGTGATGACTGAAGTGCTCGGTCGGCCCATCCAATACGATCGCCCAAGCGAGGATGACTACCTGTCACGGTTGGCCACTGACGGAGCGTCCGAAGACTACATCGCCGTGCAGAAAATGATTCACAAAGTTGTGCGGCTCAACCTTTCCGCGTTACCCAACCGAGCCGTGCGCAAAATTTCGGGACAACCAGCGACACCGTTACGACAATTTGTGTCTGACTTCCGGACAGTGTGGCAATAG